A stretch of the Papaver somniferum cultivar HN1 chromosome 6, ASM357369v1, whole genome shotgun sequence genome encodes the following:
- the LOC113288223 gene encoding folylpolyglutamate synthase-like isoform X1, which yields MAGDGHIEYVMKNVKPPTYEETLDALSSLITKRTRADKSTKGDQFDVLFDYVKILDLEDSISQMKVIHVAGTKGKGSTCTFTESILRNCGFRTGLFTSPHLIDIRERFRLDGVEISGDKFLAYFWWCFERLKEKSSEDVPMPTYFRFLALLAFKIFAAEQVEVAILEVGLGGKFDATNLVQTPIACGISSLGFDHMEILGYTLGEIAGEKAGIFKQKTPAFTVPQPAEAMGVLEERAYELEVALQVAHPLDSSLLNGLQLGLQGEHQYINAGLAVALCRTWLQKMGHYEGTYLDQANSLPEQFVKGLRTASLQGRAQIVADPFVNVEGPGDVVFYLDGAHSPESMEICGNWFSLAIKEDTQHYGSLKKQPSESSDVLNTALRGPNEFLSMNSMQILLFNCMSVRDPQLLLPRLIHACANHGVHFQKALFVPNQSVYNKVGSHALPSSDPQVDLSWQLQLEKVWKNLVHEEKESTLEESKEDCEHSMRNSETSIVFPSLPLAIKWLMDSVQQNRSVRFQVLVTGSLHLVGDVLRIIKRERWREL from the exons ATGGCAGGAG ATGGCCATATTGAATATGTGATGAAGAATGTTAAACCACCTACATACGAAGAAACTTTGGATGCTTTGTCTTCTTTAATTACCAAACGTACTCGTGCTGATAAGTCTACTAAGGGTGATCAATTCGATGTGTTATTCGATTATGTTAAG ATATTGGATCTGGAGGATTCTATTTCTCAAATGAAGGTTATACACGTCGCTGGTACTAAAGGAAAG GGATCAACATGCACATTTACAGAATCTATACTGCGTAATTGTGGGTTTCGTACTGGACTTTTCACTTCTCCTCATCTTATTGATATCCGAGAAAGATTCCGGTTAGATGG AGTGGAAATAAGTGGAGACAAATTTTTGGCGTACTTCTGGTGGTGCTTTGAACGTCTGAAG GAGAAAAGCAGTGAAGATGTACCTATGCCAACGTACTTTCGGTTCCTTGcgttgcttgctttcaaaatatTTGCAGCAGAGCAG GTGGAGGTTGCTATACTGGAAGTTGGTTTAGGTGGAAAGTTTGATGCTACAAATTTG GTGCAAACACCTATTGCATGTGGAATATCTTCCCTTGGGTTTGATCACATGGAAATTCTGG GCTACACCCTTGGAGAGATTGCTGGTGAGAAAGCTGGTATTTTCAAG CAAAAAACTCCAGCATTTACGGTGCCTCAGCCTGCTGAAGCAATGGGCGTGCTTGAGGAAAGGGCTTATGAATTAGAG GTAGCTCTCCAAGTTGCACATCCCTTGGATAGCAGTTTATTAAATGGTTTGCAACTTGGGCTTCAGGGTGAGCACCAATACATCAATGCAGGTCTTGCGGTTGCCCTGTGCCGCACGTGGCTCCAAAAGATGGGCCATTACGAAGGCACGTATCTGGATCAGGCT AACTCTCTGCCCGAGCAGTTTGTCAAAGGGCTTAGAACTGCGAGCTTGCAAGGACGAGCACAGATAGTTGCTGATCCATTTGTTAACGTGGAAGGCCCTGGAGATGTGGTGTTCTATTTGGATGGCGCTCATAGTCCTGAAAGCATGGAAATTTGTGGAAATTGGTTTTCTCTGGCGATCAAAGAAGATACTCAACACTATGGTTCCTTGAAGAAACAACCTTCTGAGAGTTCAGATGTTTTAAATACAGCGCTTAGGGGCCCTAATGAGTTTCTGAGTATGAATTCCATGCAG ATACTCTTGTTCAATTGCATGTCAGTGCGAGATCCTCAGCTTCTTCTGCCCCGCCTAATCCATGCTTGTGCTAATCACG GAGTTCACTTCCAGAAGGCTCTCTTTGTACCAAACCAGTCGGTGTATAATAAGGTCGGCTCTCATGCTTTACCCTCATCTGATCCACAAGTTGATTTATCTTGGCAACTACAACTTGAAAAAGTATGGAAAAATCTTGTTCATGAAGAGAAAG AGTCAACGCTAGAAGAAAGCAAGGAAGATTGTGAACACAGTATGAGGAATTCCGAGACCAGTATTGTGTTTCCTTCACTTCCCTTGGCTATTAAATGGCTCATGGATAGTGTCCAACAGAATCGATCAGTTCGTTTTCAG GTTCTGGTTACTGGTTCATTGCACCTTGTGGGTGACGTCTTGAGAATAATCAAAAG GGAACGTTGGAGGGAACTTTGA
- the LOC113288223 gene encoding folylpolyglutamate synthase-like isoform X3, translating to MAGDGHIEYVMKNVKPPTYEETLDALSSLITKRTRADKSTKGDQFDVLFDYVKILDLEDSISQMKVIHVAGTKGKGSTCTFTESILRNCGFRTGLFTSPHLIDIRERFRLDGVEISGDKFLAYFWWCFERLKEKSSEDVPMPTYFRFLALLAFKIFAAEQVEVAILEVGLGGKFDATNLVQTPIACGISSLGFDHMEILGYTLGEIAGEKAGIFKQKTPAFTVPQPAEAMGVLEERAYELEVALQVAHPLDSSLLNGLQLGLQGEHQYINAGLAVALCRTWLQKMGHYEGTYLDQANSLPEQFVKGLRTASLQGRAQIVADPFVNVEGPGDVVFYLDGAHSPESMEICGNWFSLAIKEDTQHYGSLKKQPSESSDVLNTALRGPNEFLSMNSMQILLFNCMSVRDPQLLLPRLIHACANHGVHFQKALFVPNQSVYNKVGSHALPSSDPQVDLSWQLQLEKVWKNLVHEEKESTLEESKEDCEHSMRNSETSIVFPSLPLAIKWLMDSVQQNRSVRFQVLVTGSLHLVGDVLRIIKR from the exons ATGGCAGGAG ATGGCCATATTGAATATGTGATGAAGAATGTTAAACCACCTACATACGAAGAAACTTTGGATGCTTTGTCTTCTTTAATTACCAAACGTACTCGTGCTGATAAGTCTACTAAGGGTGATCAATTCGATGTGTTATTCGATTATGTTAAG ATATTGGATCTGGAGGATTCTATTTCTCAAATGAAGGTTATACACGTCGCTGGTACTAAAGGAAAG GGATCAACATGCACATTTACAGAATCTATACTGCGTAATTGTGGGTTTCGTACTGGACTTTTCACTTCTCCTCATCTTATTGATATCCGAGAAAGATTCCGGTTAGATGG AGTGGAAATAAGTGGAGACAAATTTTTGGCGTACTTCTGGTGGTGCTTTGAACGTCTGAAG GAGAAAAGCAGTGAAGATGTACCTATGCCAACGTACTTTCGGTTCCTTGcgttgcttgctttcaaaatatTTGCAGCAGAGCAG GTGGAGGTTGCTATACTGGAAGTTGGTTTAGGTGGAAAGTTTGATGCTACAAATTTG GTGCAAACACCTATTGCATGTGGAATATCTTCCCTTGGGTTTGATCACATGGAAATTCTGG GCTACACCCTTGGAGAGATTGCTGGTGAGAAAGCTGGTATTTTCAAG CAAAAAACTCCAGCATTTACGGTGCCTCAGCCTGCTGAAGCAATGGGCGTGCTTGAGGAAAGGGCTTATGAATTAGAG GTAGCTCTCCAAGTTGCACATCCCTTGGATAGCAGTTTATTAAATGGTTTGCAACTTGGGCTTCAGGGTGAGCACCAATACATCAATGCAGGTCTTGCGGTTGCCCTGTGCCGCACGTGGCTCCAAAAGATGGGCCATTACGAAGGCACGTATCTGGATCAGGCT AACTCTCTGCCCGAGCAGTTTGTCAAAGGGCTTAGAACTGCGAGCTTGCAAGGACGAGCACAGATAGTTGCTGATCCATTTGTTAACGTGGAAGGCCCTGGAGATGTGGTGTTCTATTTGGATGGCGCTCATAGTCCTGAAAGCATGGAAATTTGTGGAAATTGGTTTTCTCTGGCGATCAAAGAAGATACTCAACACTATGGTTCCTTGAAGAAACAACCTTCTGAGAGTTCAGATGTTTTAAATACAGCGCTTAGGGGCCCTAATGAGTTTCTGAGTATGAATTCCATGCAG ATACTCTTGTTCAATTGCATGTCAGTGCGAGATCCTCAGCTTCTTCTGCCCCGCCTAATCCATGCTTGTGCTAATCACG GAGTTCACTTCCAGAAGGCTCTCTTTGTACCAAACCAGTCGGTGTATAATAAGGTCGGCTCTCATGCTTTACCCTCATCTGATCCACAAGTTGATTTATCTTGGCAACTACAACTTGAAAAAGTATGGAAAAATCTTGTTCATGAAGAGAAAG AGTCAACGCTAGAAGAAAGCAAGGAAGATTGTGAACACAGTATGAGGAATTCCGAGACCAGTATTGTGTTTCCTTCACTTCCCTTGGCTATTAAATGGCTCATGGATAGTGTCCAACAGAATCGATCAGTTCGTTTTCAG GTTCTGGTTACTGGTTCATTGCACCTTGTGGGTGACGTCTTGAGAATAATCAAAAG ATGA
- the LOC113288223 gene encoding folylpolyglutamate synthase-like isoform X2 — protein MAGDGHIEYVMKNVKPPTYEETLDALSSLITKRTRADKSTKGDQFDVLFDYVKILDLEDSISQMKVIHVAGTKGKGSTCTFTESILRNCGFRTGLFTSPHLIDIRERFRLDGVEISGDKFLAYFWWCFERLKEKSSEDVPMPTYFRFLALLAFKIFAAEQVEVAILEVGLGGKFDATNLVQTPIACGISSLGFDHMEILGYTLGEIAGEKAGIFKQKTPAFTVPQPAEAMGVLEERAYELEVALQVAHPLDSSLLNGLQLGLQGEHQYINAGLAVALCRTWLQKMGHYEGTYLDQANSLPEQFVKGLRTASLQGRAQIVADPFVNVEGPGDVVFYLDGAHSPESMEICGNWFSLAIKEDTQHYGSLKKQPSESSDVLNTALRGPNEFLSMNSMQILLFNCMSVRDPQLLLPRLIHACANHGVHFQKALFVPNQSVYNKVGSHALPSSDPQVDLSWQLQLEKVWKNLVHEEKESTLEESKEDCEHSMRNSETSIVFPSLPLAIKWLMDSVQQNRSVRFQVLVTGSLHLVGDVLRIIKR, from the exons ATGGCAGGAG ATGGCCATATTGAATATGTGATGAAGAATGTTAAACCACCTACATACGAAGAAACTTTGGATGCTTTGTCTTCTTTAATTACCAAACGTACTCGTGCTGATAAGTCTACTAAGGGTGATCAATTCGATGTGTTATTCGATTATGTTAAG ATATTGGATCTGGAGGATTCTATTTCTCAAATGAAGGTTATACACGTCGCTGGTACTAAAGGAAAG GGATCAACATGCACATTTACAGAATCTATACTGCGTAATTGTGGGTTTCGTACTGGACTTTTCACTTCTCCTCATCTTATTGATATCCGAGAAAGATTCCGGTTAGATGG AGTGGAAATAAGTGGAGACAAATTTTTGGCGTACTTCTGGTGGTGCTTTGAACGTCTGAAG GAGAAAAGCAGTGAAGATGTACCTATGCCAACGTACTTTCGGTTCCTTGcgttgcttgctttcaaaatatTTGCAGCAGAGCAG GTGGAGGTTGCTATACTGGAAGTTGGTTTAGGTGGAAAGTTTGATGCTACAAATTTG GTGCAAACACCTATTGCATGTGGAATATCTTCCCTTGGGTTTGATCACATGGAAATTCTGG GCTACACCCTTGGAGAGATTGCTGGTGAGAAAGCTGGTATTTTCAAG CAAAAAACTCCAGCATTTACGGTGCCTCAGCCTGCTGAAGCAATGGGCGTGCTTGAGGAAAGGGCTTATGAATTAGAG GTAGCTCTCCAAGTTGCACATCCCTTGGATAGCAGTTTATTAAATGGTTTGCAACTTGGGCTTCAGGGTGAGCACCAATACATCAATGCAGGTCTTGCGGTTGCCCTGTGCCGCACGTGGCTCCAAAAGATGGGCCATTACGAAGGCACGTATCTGGATCAGGCT AACTCTCTGCCCGAGCAGTTTGTCAAAGGGCTTAGAACTGCGAGCTTGCAAGGACGAGCACAGATAGTTGCTGATCCATTTGTTAACGTGGAAGGCCCTGGAGATGTGGTGTTCTATTTGGATGGCGCTCATAGTCCTGAAAGCATGGAAATTTGTGGAAATTGGTTTTCTCTGGCGATCAAAGAAGATACTCAACACTATGGTTCCTTGAAGAAACAACCTTCTGAGAGTTCAGATGTTTTAAATACAGCGCTTAGGGGCCCTAATGAGTTTCTGAGTATGAATTCCATGCAG ATACTCTTGTTCAATTGCATGTCAGTGCGAGATCCTCAGCTTCTTCTGCCCCGCCTAATCCATGCTTGTGCTAATCACG GAGTTCACTTCCAGAAGGCTCTCTTTGTACCAAACCAGTCGGTGTATAATAAGGTCGGCTCTCATGCTTTACCCTCATCTGATCCACAAGTTGATTTATCTTGGCAACTACAACTTGAAAAAGTATGGAAAAATCTTGTTCATGAAGAGAAAG AGTCAACGCTAGAAGAAAGCAAGGAAGATTGTGAACACAGTATGAGGAATTCCGAGACCAGTATTGTGTTTCCTTCACTTCCCTTGGCTATTAAATGGCTCATGGATAGTGTCCAACAGAATCGATCAGTTCGTTTTCAG GTTCTGGTTACTGGTTCATTGCACCTTGTGGGTGACGTCTTGAGAATAATCAAAAGGTAA